Proteins from one Calonectris borealis chromosome 39, bCalBor7.hap1.2, whole genome shotgun sequence genomic window:
- the PRF1 gene encoding perforin-1, translated as MATPRRPLSCLWLLSLVSLHCWSPGTPQCHRARGDACAAAPPAPGTQALGWGLDVTTLDPTSGQVLVIGEVPTGGCLLCPDPLDGGRPRRLPAGVGGWRAGRRCQQGTRVAAGSQAVGTVVAGMKEVARGWRVGLGGVVGPGVRGTLAVAGSHSRVAEFGLQRQREDRYAFASLQMRCVHYWTWVSPRARPSPHFLRAVRALPPRFTPATAADYGELLAAYGTHYVRAAQLGGRLQAVTAIRSCRAAMTGTSAQEVADCLGVEVTAGGGAGRMGAMAAACRRARASNEANATFNEIYSERLVEVEGGEQHGDLLYGRPEAYTKWLQGLPAAPGLVAADVRPLHTLLPRREPRRAALRAAVGHYIAWRALRVNCSRACAGGHLVGPCQCGCPTDAVVTADCCSRQRGLARLTVLVGGGQGWRGDYMSMTDAYVRVIFGGQRVQTATVWNNNRPHWGARLDLGTVELPPGARLRVEVWDEDNKWDDDLLGVCEEPVEAGGNREVVCFPGGGRLEFSYRATCGPSLGGPLCHDYVPQPPEGDGWLYRFSRWPPGPGDGPVDWPSQDEEEEEEDGPENPDLEAFWGSLEAPGANGSFAEPQEMEMGWGEDPADHLEPLDEPTDAFGDLPEPLFGFGEGPSEVDPSSGFKEAPPDLQDPSSGFKEAPPDLQDPSSGFKEAPPDLQDPSSGFKEAPPDLLDPSSGSGEGPPDP; from the exons ATGGCCACCCCCCGGCgtcccctctcctgcctctggcTCCTGTCCCTCGTCTCCCTCCACTGCtggtccccggggaccccccagtgCCACCGCGCCCGAGGGGACGCctgcgccgccgcccccccggcccccggcacccAGGCCTTGGGCTGGGGTTTGGACGTCACCACCCTGGACCCCACCAGTGGCCAGGTCCTGGTCATCGGGGAGGTCCCCACCGgcggctgcctgctctgcccggACCCCCTGGACGGGGGACGACCGCGCCGGCTGCCGGCGGGCGTCGGGGGgtggcgggcggggcggcggtgcCAGCAGGGGACGCGGGTGGCGGCGGGCAGCCAGGCGGTGGGGACGGTGGTGGCCGGGATGAAGGAGGTGGCCCGGGGTTGGCgggtgggtctggggggggtggtgggaccgggggTGCGGGGGACCTTGGCCGTGGCCGGGTCCCACTCGCGGGTGGCCGAGTTCGGGCTGCAGCGGCAGCGGGAGGACCGCTACGCCTTCGCCAGCCTGCAGATGCGCTGCGTCCACTACTG GACCTGGGtctccccccgcgcccgcccgtcCCCCCACTTCCTCCGCGCCGTGCGGGCCCTGCCCCCCCGCTTCACCCCCGCCACGGCAGCCGACTACGGGGAGCTGCTGGCCGCCTACGGCACCCATTACGTCCGGGCGGCCCAGCTGGGCGGGCGCCTGCAGGCCGTCACCGCCATCCGCTCCTGCCGGGCCGCCATGACGGGCACCAGCGCCCAGGAAGTGGCCGATTGCTTAGGGGTGGAAGTgacggccggcggcggcgccgggagaATGGGTGCCATGGCCGCCGCCTGCCGCCGGGCCCGGGCGAGCAACGAAGCCAACGCCACCTTCAACGAGATCTACAGCGAGCGGCTGGTGGAGGTGGAAGGGGGCGAGCAACATGGCGACCTACTCTACGGCAGGCCTGAGGCCTACACAAAATGGCTGCAaggcctccccgccgccccggggctggtgGCGGCCGACGTCCGGCCCCTCCACACCCTCCTGCCCCGGCGTGAGCCCCGGCGGGCGGCGCTACGGGCGGCCGTCGGCCATTACATCGCCTGGCGGGCCTTGCGGGTCAACTGCAGCCGGGCCTGCGCCGGCGGCCATCTTGTCGGGCCCTGTCAATGCGGCTGCCCCACCGACGCCGTCGTCACCGCCGACTGCTGCTCGCGGCAGCGGGGGTTGGCGCGGTTGACGGTGTTGgtggggggcgggcagggctggcggggggacTACATGTCGATGACCGACGCCTACGTCCGGGTGATTTTTGGGGGGCAACGGGTGCAGACAGCCACGGTGTGGAACAACAACCGGCCGCACTGGGGGGCCCGGTTGGATTTGGGGACGGTGGAGTTGCCCCCCGGCGCCCGGTTGAGGGTGGAGGTGTGGGACGAGGACAACAAGTGGGACGACGACCTCTTGGGGGTCTGCGAGGAACCGGTGGAAGCTGGGGGGAACCGGGAGGTCGTCTGCTTCCCCGGGGGCGGGCGCCTGGAGTTCAGCTACCGGGCGACCTGCGGACCCTCCCTGGGGGGACCCCTTTGCCACGACTACGTGCCGCAGCCCCCCGAGGGCGACGGGTGGCTCTACCGATTCTCTCGGTGGCCCCCCGGGCCTGGAGATGGACCCGTGGACTGGCCCAGCcaagacgaggaggaggaggaggaagatggccCCGAGAACCCCGACCTTGAAGCCttctgggggtccctggaggcCCCCGGGGCCAACGGTTCCTTTGCTGAACCCCAAGAGATGGAGATGGGTTGGGGGGAGGACCCTGCAGACCACCTGGAGCCATTGGATGAGCCCACGGATGCTTTTGGTGACCTCCCAGAGCCTTTGTTTGGCTTTGGGGAGGGTCCTTCGGAGGTGGATCCATCATCCGGCTTCAAGGAGGCTCCTCCAGACCTCCAGGATCCATCATCCGGCTTCAAGGAGGCTCCTCCAGACCTCCAGGATCCATCATCCGGCTTCAAGGAGGCTCCTCCAGACCTCCAGGATCCATCATCCGGCTTCAAGGAGGCTCCTCCAGACCTTCTGGATCCATCATCCGGCTCTGGGGAGGGTCCTCCAGACCCATAG
- the LOC142074637 gene encoding syntaxin-4-like produces the protein MRDRTRELHQDCGRSSGEEEEEEDEERDRVALMGLHAPPHPGADALLQARGVRAALRALEQKLEALEQQQEAVLGTPLPDEGLKRDLQVLRDEIQELTQEIRTRLRALEPGKEEEEDENRNTIGARVKRTQHGVLSQQFLGLTGRCHAAQARYRQRSLERIRRQLHIAGSASVTEEELEQMLETGQSEVFISNVLGATRATRAALEEVGVRHRELQRLERGLRELGELFTLLGTTLEGQGEVIDRIERNIQESGTSLRKGQQHLGAAQRSQRGARQKKLLVAACIIVTLVIIVAIIAATVATG, from the exons ATGCGGGACCGCACGCGGGAGCTCCACCAG GACTGCGGGCGCAGctcgggggaggaggaggaggaggaggatgaagagcgGGACCGGGTGGCCCTGATGGGGCTGcacgcccccccccaccccggggccgaCGCCCTCCTGCAG GCGCGGGGGGTGCGGGCGGCGCTGCGGGCGCTGGAGCAGAAGCTGGAGgcgctggagcagcagcaggaggccgTGCTGGGCACCCCCCTGCCCGACGAgg ggctgaaGCGGGACCTGCAGGTGCTGCGGGACGAGATCCAGGAGCTGACGCAGGAGATCCGCACCCGCCTGCGAG CGCTGGAgccggggaaggaggaggaggaggacgagaaCCGAAACACCATCGGGGCCCGGGTGAAGCGCACCCAG CACGGGGTGCTGTCGCAGCAGTTCCTGGGGCTGACGGGGCGCTGCCACGCGGCCCAGGCCCGGTACCGCCAGCGCAGCCTGGAGCGCATCCGCCGGCAGCTCCACATCG ccggCAGCGCCTCGGTGacggaggaggagctggagcagatGCTGGAGACGGGGCAGAGCGAGGTCTTCATCTCCAAC GTGCTGGGGGCGACGCGGGCGACGCGGGCGGCGCTGGAGGAGGTGGGAGTGCGGCACCGGGAGCTGCAGCGGCTGGAGAGGGGCctgcgggagctgggggagctCTTCACCCTGCTGGGGACCACCCTCGAggggcag GGGGAGGTGATCGACCGCATCGAGAGGAACATCCAGGAATCGGGGACCTCCCTGCGCAAGGGGCAGCAGCACCTGGGGGCGGCCCAGCGCAGCCAGCGGGGAGCGCGCcag aaGAAGCTGCTGGTGGCCGCTTGCATCATCGTCACCCTCGTCATCATCGTCGCCATCATCGCCGCCACCGTGGCAACCGGGTAG
- the STX1B gene encoding syntaxin-1B isoform X3 encodes MKDRTQELRSAKDSDDEEEVVHVDRDHFMDEFFEQVEEIRGCIEKLSEDVEQVKKQHSAILAAPNPDEKTKQELEDLTADIKKTANKVRSKLKAIEQSIEQEEGLNRSSADLRIRKTQHSTLSRKFVEVMTEYNATQSKYRDRCKDRIQRQLEITGRTTTNEELEDMLESGKLAIFTDDIKMDSQMTKQALNEIETRHNEIIKLETSIRELHDMFVDMAMLVESQGEMIDRIEYNVEHSVDYVERAVSDTKKAVKYQSKARRKKIMIIICCVVLGVVLASSIGGTLGL; translated from the exons atgAAGGACCGGACCCAGGAGCTCCGCAgc GCGAAGGACAGCGACGATGAGGAGGAGGTCGTCCACGTCGACCGCGACCACTTCATGGACGAGTTCTTCGAGCAG GTGGAGGAGATCCGGGGCTGCATCGAGAAGCTGTCGGAGGACGTGGAGCAGGTGAAGAAGCAGCACAGCGCCATCCTGGCCGCCCCCAACCCCGACGAGA agacgaagcaggagctggaggacCTCACGGCCGACATCAAGAAGACGGCGAACAAAGTGCGCTCCAAGTTGAAAG CCATCGAGCAGAGCATCGAGCAAGAGGAAGGTCTGAACCGCTCCTCAGCCGACTTACGCATCCGGAAAACGCAG cactCGACGCTGTCCCGCAAGTTCGTGGAGGTGATGACGGAGTACAACGCCACCCAGTCCAAGTACCGCGACCGGTGCAAGGACAGGATCCAGAGGCAGCTGGAGATCA CCGGCCGGACCACCACCAACGAGGAGCTGGAGGACATGCTGGAGAGTGGGAAGTTGGCCATCTTCACGGATGAC ATCAAAATGGACTCGCAGATGACCAAACAGGCCCTGAACGAGATCGAGACGCGACACAACGAGATCATCAAGCTGGAAACGAGCATCCGGGAGCTGCACGACATGTTTGTGGACATGGCGATGCTGGTGGAGAGCCAG GGCGAGATGATCGACCGCATCGAGTACAACGTGGAGCACTCGGTGGACTACGTGGAACGAGCCGTGTCGGACACCAAAAAAGCCGTAAAGTACCAGAGCAAAGCCCGGAGG AAGAAAATTATGATCATAATTTgttgcgtggtgctgggggtggtctTGGCCTCCTCCATCGGGGGCACGTTGGGCTTGTAG
- the STX1B gene encoding syntaxin-1B isoform X2, translating into MKDRTQELRSAKDSDDEEEVVHVDRDHFMDEFFEQVEEIRGCIEKLSEDVEQVKKQHSAILAAPNPDEKTKQELEDLTADIKKTANKVRSKLKAIEQSIEQEEGLNRSSADLRIRKTQHSTLSRKFVEVMTEYNATQSKYRDRCKDRIQRQLEITGRTTTNEELEDMLESGKLAIFTDDIKMDSQMTKQALNEIETRHNEIIKLETSIRELHDMFVDMAMLVESQGEMIDRIEYNVEHSVDYVERAVSDTKKAVKYQSKARRLNLLPNHPLTQLANQPLSRLTNQPANCSSKCPTNHDLAASHPPTHWPD; encoded by the exons atgAAGGACCGGACCCAGGAGCTCCGCAgc GCGAAGGACAGCGACGATGAGGAGGAGGTCGTCCACGTCGACCGCGACCACTTCATGGACGAGTTCTTCGAGCAG GTGGAGGAGATCCGGGGCTGCATCGAGAAGCTGTCGGAGGACGTGGAGCAGGTGAAGAAGCAGCACAGCGCCATCCTGGCCGCCCCCAACCCCGACGAGA agacgaagcaggagctggaggacCTCACGGCCGACATCAAGAAGACGGCGAACAAAGTGCGCTCCAAGTTGAAAG CCATCGAGCAGAGCATCGAGCAAGAGGAAGGTCTGAACCGCTCCTCAGCCGACTTACGCATCCGGAAAACGCAG cactCGACGCTGTCCCGCAAGTTCGTGGAGGTGATGACGGAGTACAACGCCACCCAGTCCAAGTACCGCGACCGGTGCAAGGACAGGATCCAGAGGCAGCTGGAGATCA CCGGCCGGACCACCACCAACGAGGAGCTGGAGGACATGCTGGAGAGTGGGAAGTTGGCCATCTTCACGGATGAC ATCAAAATGGACTCGCAGATGACCAAACAGGCCCTGAACGAGATCGAGACGCGACACAACGAGATCATCAAGCTGGAAACGAGCATCCGGGAGCTGCACGACATGTTTGTGGACATGGCGATGCTGGTGGAGAGCCAG GGCGAGATGATCGACCGCATCGAGTACAACGTGGAGCACTCGGTGGACTACGTGGAACGAGCCGTGTCGGACACCAAAAAAGCCGTAAAGTACCAGAGCAAAGCCCGGAGG CTCAACCTCCTGCCCAATCACCcactgacccaactggccaatcaGCCACTCTCCCGACTGACCAACCAACCAGCCAACTGCTCCTCCAAGTGCCCGACCAACCACGACTTAGCTGCCTCCCACCCGCCCACCCACTGGCCTGACTGA
- the STX1B gene encoding syntaxin-1B isoform X1, producing the protein MKDRTQELRSAKDSDDEEEVVHVDRDHFMDEFFEQVEEIRGCIEKLSEDVEQVKKQHSAILAAPNPDEKTKQELEDLTADIKKTANKVRSKLKAIEQSIEQEEGLNRSSADLRIRKTQHSTLSRKFVEVMTEYNATQSKYRDRCKDRIQRQLEITGRTTTNEELEDMLESGKLAIFTDDIKMDSQMTKQALNEIETRHNEIIKLETSIRELHDMFVDMAMLVESQGEMIDRIEYNVEHSVDYVERAVSDTKKAVKYQSKARRVSDGVGWARNADAWVLNVGAGLLLLRNAPLFSPFSSPRCPDVIFFGGNVEENYDHNLLRGAGGGLGLLHRGHVGLVGSPVRPRGSN; encoded by the exons atgAAGGACCGGACCCAGGAGCTCCGCAgc GCGAAGGACAGCGACGATGAGGAGGAGGTCGTCCACGTCGACCGCGACCACTTCATGGACGAGTTCTTCGAGCAG GTGGAGGAGATCCGGGGCTGCATCGAGAAGCTGTCGGAGGACGTGGAGCAGGTGAAGAAGCAGCACAGCGCCATCCTGGCCGCCCCCAACCCCGACGAGA agacgaagcaggagctggaggacCTCACGGCCGACATCAAGAAGACGGCGAACAAAGTGCGCTCCAAGTTGAAAG CCATCGAGCAGAGCATCGAGCAAGAGGAAGGTCTGAACCGCTCCTCAGCCGACTTACGCATCCGGAAAACGCAG cactCGACGCTGTCCCGCAAGTTCGTGGAGGTGATGACGGAGTACAACGCCACCCAGTCCAAGTACCGCGACCGGTGCAAGGACAGGATCCAGAGGCAGCTGGAGATCA CCGGCCGGACCACCACCAACGAGGAGCTGGAGGACATGCTGGAGAGTGGGAAGTTGGCCATCTTCACGGATGAC ATCAAAATGGACTCGCAGATGACCAAACAGGCCCTGAACGAGATCGAGACGCGACACAACGAGATCATCAAGCTGGAAACGAGCATCCGGGAGCTGCACGACATGTTTGTGGACATGGCGATGCTGGTGGAGAGCCAG GGCGAGATGATCGACCGCATCGAGTACAACGTGGAGCACTCGGTGGACTACGTGGAACGAGCCGTGTCGGACACCAAAAAAGCCGTAAAGTACCAGAGCAAAGCCCGGAGGGTGagtgatggggtggggtgggccaGGAACGCGGACGCCTGGGTCCTCAACGTGGGGGCGGGGCTTCTCCTGCTCCGTAAcgctcctctcttctctcctttctcctccccgcgctgcccggACGTCATTTTTTTTGGGGGTAACGTAGAAGAAAATTATGATCATAATTTgttgcgtggtgctgggggtggtctTGGCCTCCTCCATCGGGGGCACGTTGGGCTTGTAGGGTCCCCGGTGCGCCCCCGCGGCAGCAATTAA